One Alicyclobacillus acidoterrestris DNA window includes the following coding sequences:
- a CDS encoding cation:proton antiporter codes for MLSVTAALADFTGAEPILGSFLVGMLVSALPFAFKEKLRDYSHGIGYGFFIPLFFISVGLDFDFRSLAAGPTLVWIPIFICVAFAVKLIPSLQLVRQFGWRQALSGGCLLSARLSLIAAAAQIGVQIGALSSSLADCVILVAVITSLVSPITFVTLSTRAKGSLQS; via the coding sequence TTGCTGTCCGTAACCGCAGCACTAGCGGACTTCACTGGCGCCGAACCGATTTTAGGCAGCTTTCTTGTCGGGATGCTGGTATCGGCCTTACCTTTTGCATTCAAGGAAAAACTTCGCGACTACAGCCACGGCATCGGCTATGGCTTTTTCATACCGCTATTCTTCATCTCCGTCGGCCTGGATTTCGATTTTCGCTCCCTTGCCGCTGGCCCGACGCTTGTTTGGATCCCGATTTTTATCTGCGTCGCCTTCGCGGTAAAGCTGATTCCTTCACTGCAACTCGTCAGGCAATTTGGCTGGCGCCAAGCGCTCTCTGGCGGGTGCCTGCTCTCTGCGCGGCTGAGCCTGATTGCGGCGGCCGCTCAGATTGGCGTACAAATTGGCGCGCTTTCGTCATCACTTGCGGACTGCGTCATCCTCGTGGCGGTCATCACGAGTCTCGTCTCCCCCATCACCTTCGTCACATTGTCAACGAGAGCCAAGGGTTCTCTACAGTCGTAA
- the recJ gene encoding single-stranded-DNA-specific exonuclease RecJ encodes MSTQTPLWLTAGVPEDLAMAIAKALDVPRRVARWLVARSIKTPEEARRFLYAREQYSDPFDFKEMRQAVERIQTALAGGEHIVIVGDYDVDGVTASAILASELEAQGANWTCLIPERVADGYGLSEGLVERAAEQGACLIITVDNGIRAHEAIELALDLGIDVIVTDHHEPDDKTPLPMCSAVVHWSRHERPNDSIVLSGAGVAWKLCQAIEQVSRPKAKPSDHADWLLGLASLGAISDIMPMRGENRRLIREGLAALSLCRRPGWLALCEKARVNLDELTATGVAWRIAPRMNAAGRMASAMVAFDLLLSHNRTEAAELADALEQLNTTRKKVTESAVEEAKAQVEAHSPGGRPSGIVVAGPWPLGVVGIVAAKLVDHYNCPAIVLADAGEPVLRGSGRAPSGFSLHDALEACSSLLHHFGGHDAAVGCGVSRTQVEAFREAFAAVVEAAPHANGDSEDMVADDFLPLEEVTLETLEWTSRFAPHGPENDPLRFFIGPAIVKSVASLGDGSHLRLRLQEGKSEADVVWFQAPDGAKSDIASGDLVAVVVELEENVWRGNRRIQLRAVQGWRLKDPVLRDVFAVFYRHLLKARVVSRDVFATLVPGQTEAKVEVILSTFVELGFAECHNGTYHVVEAAGPRDLREALSYQAHLRTHFVPFL; translated from the coding sequence GTGTCAACACAGACCCCGCTTTGGCTGACCGCCGGCGTCCCGGAAGACCTGGCGATGGCAATTGCCAAAGCGTTAGATGTACCTCGACGAGTGGCGCGGTGGTTGGTCGCACGTAGCATTAAGACCCCCGAGGAAGCTCGTCGGTTTCTCTATGCCCGTGAACAGTATTCTGATCCGTTTGATTTCAAAGAGATGCGCCAGGCAGTGGAACGAATTCAGACTGCGCTTGCAGGCGGTGAGCACATCGTGATTGTCGGCGATTATGACGTCGACGGCGTCACGGCCAGCGCGATTTTGGCCAGTGAACTGGAGGCCCAGGGCGCAAACTGGACGTGCCTCATCCCGGAGCGCGTCGCCGATGGCTACGGCTTGAGTGAAGGTTTAGTAGAGCGCGCGGCTGAACAAGGGGCTTGTCTCATCATCACCGTGGACAATGGGATTCGCGCTCACGAGGCCATCGAGTTGGCGCTCGACCTCGGAATTGACGTCATTGTGACAGACCACCACGAACCGGACGACAAGACGCCTTTGCCGATGTGCAGCGCCGTCGTTCACTGGTCGCGCCACGAACGGCCAAACGACAGCATCGTCCTGTCCGGCGCGGGCGTGGCTTGGAAGCTGTGTCAAGCGATTGAACAAGTGTCCCGCCCCAAGGCGAAGCCATCCGATCACGCCGATTGGCTTCTCGGCCTCGCCTCCCTTGGCGCCATCAGCGATATTATGCCGATGCGCGGCGAGAACCGGCGTCTGATTCGGGAGGGGCTTGCGGCTTTGAGCTTGTGTCGCCGACCTGGGTGGTTGGCGTTGTGTGAAAAAGCCCGCGTCAATCTCGACGAACTGACCGCCACCGGGGTGGCATGGCGGATTGCACCACGCATGAACGCCGCTGGCCGGATGGCGAGCGCCATGGTGGCGTTTGATTTGCTCTTGTCCCATAATCGTACGGAGGCCGCGGAGTTGGCCGACGCACTGGAGCAGTTGAACACAACGCGGAAGAAGGTAACGGAGTCGGCAGTCGAGGAGGCCAAGGCGCAAGTTGAGGCCCACTCTCCAGGCGGGCGCCCGTCTGGCATTGTCGTCGCCGGCCCGTGGCCGCTTGGCGTGGTTGGGATTGTGGCGGCAAAATTGGTCGATCACTACAACTGCCCCGCCATCGTTCTCGCGGATGCAGGGGAGCCGGTGCTGCGCGGATCTGGTCGCGCACCGAGTGGATTTTCGCTCCACGACGCGCTGGAGGCGTGCAGTTCATTGCTGCACCACTTTGGTGGACACGACGCGGCAGTTGGATGCGGGGTGTCGCGCACGCAGGTGGAGGCCTTTCGCGAGGCGTTTGCGGCCGTCGTCGAGGCTGCGCCGCACGCAAATGGGGACAGCGAGGACATGGTGGCGGACGATTTTTTGCCGCTGGAGGAAGTGACGCTGGAGACGCTGGAGTGGACGTCGCGATTTGCTCCACACGGGCCGGAAAATGATCCATTGCGTTTCTTCATTGGACCAGCTATTGTCAAGTCCGTCGCATCTTTAGGGGATGGTTCACACCTTCGACTTCGCCTGCAGGAGGGAAAATCGGAGGCGGACGTGGTTTGGTTTCAGGCACCTGATGGCGCCAAATCAGATATTGCGAGCGGCGATTTGGTCGCCGTCGTCGTCGAATTAGAAGAGAATGTGTGGCGCGGCAACCGAAGGATCCAATTGCGCGCCGTGCAAGGATGGCGCCTAAAGGATCCGGTGCTTCGAGACGTCTTCGCCGTTTTCTATCGACACTTGTTGAAAGCGCGGGTTGTCTCGCGAGATGTGTTCGCGACACTGGTTCCAGGTCAGACAGAAGCCAAAGTCGAGGTGATTTTGTCGACTTTTGTGGAGTTAGGGTTTGCCGAGTGTCATAATGGTACGTATCATGTTGTTGAGGCTGCAGGTCCGCGCGATTTGCGCGAGGCACTCTCCTACCAAGCGCATTTGAGAACGCACTTTGTGCCGTTCTTATAA
- a CDS encoding GNAT family N-acetyltransferase, which yields MLETSRLFFRPYQMKDFQFYLSLWQDPEVIRFIGSGKVRSKTDLKLNYPYWLSKSELGKGVLVTVFKATQQPVGHAGLVPQEIDGQLQMELGYWVSRRYWGLGIGTEAARFFRDLAFRELGLHRLVSLIQPENTRSIHVAQKIGMQLQDKTTFRGTPVNLYAIEKADYETLHKY from the coding sequence ATGCTAGAAACCTCGCGGCTGTTCTTCCGACCGTACCAGATGAAAGACTTTCAATTTTATTTAAGCCTGTGGCAAGACCCTGAAGTCATTCGCTTTATCGGCTCTGGAAAAGTGCGCTCCAAAACCGACTTAAAGCTGAACTATCCATATTGGCTATCCAAATCTGAACTGGGCAAAGGCGTGCTCGTCACCGTCTTCAAAGCCACGCAACAGCCAGTGGGCCACGCCGGATTAGTTCCTCAAGAAATCGATGGCCAATTACAAATGGAGCTAGGCTATTGGGTATCCAGGCGCTACTGGGGCTTAGGCATCGGAACCGAAGCCGCTCGCTTCTTTCGCGACTTGGCGTTTCGCGAACTGGGGCTGCACCGACTGGTCAGCTTGATTCAACCGGAAAATACGCGTTCGATTCACGTGGCGCAAAAGATAGGGATGCAATTACAAGACAAGACCACATTTCGCGGCACCCCAGTGAACCTCTACGCGATAGAAAAAGCGGATTACGAAACGTTACACAAGTACTAG
- the dtd gene encoding D-aminoacyl-tRNA deacylase — protein MRIVVQRSGPARVEVEGRVTGEIHAGLVLLVGVGRGDTEADADYLADKVAHLRVFPDDEGKMGRDITEAGGQILSVSQFTLYGDVRKGRRPSYAAAAEPEEANRLYEYFNEKLRALGLHVETGVFRAMMDVHLVNDGPVTILLDSAKQF, from the coding sequence ATGCGTATTGTCGTGCAGCGCAGTGGTCCAGCGCGGGTTGAAGTGGAGGGCCGGGTGACGGGAGAGATTCACGCCGGGCTCGTCTTACTCGTCGGCGTTGGCCGTGGCGACACAGAGGCCGATGCTGATTACTTGGCGGATAAGGTGGCACATCTGCGGGTATTCCCCGATGACGAGGGGAAAATGGGCCGTGATATCACGGAAGCAGGCGGGCAGATTTTGTCCGTGAGCCAGTTTACGCTCTACGGAGATGTGCGCAAAGGCCGCAGGCCCAGCTATGCTGCGGCAGCAGAGCCGGAAGAGGCCAATCGACTCTATGAGTATTTCAACGAAAAGTTGCGGGCGCTTGGCCTGCATGTCGAAACGGGCGTCTTTCGCGCGATGATGGACGTCCATCTGGTCAACGACGGTCCAGTCACCATTTTGCTCGACAGCGCCAAGCAGTTTTGA
- a CDS encoding adenine phosphoribosyltransferase produces MDYRSLIRDIPDFPKEGILFRDITPLLADGEAYRTAIRQLGEQAKAWGAEVIVGPEARGYVVGAPLSYALGVGFVPVRKRGKLPAQTVSVTYDLEYGRDILEIHTDAIRPGQKVVLADDLLATGGTMAATMELVRKLGGEVVGAAFFIELSALNGRSKLDDIPVCTLVKYED; encoded by the coding sequence ATAGACTATCGCAGTTTGATTCGAGACATTCCAGACTTCCCGAAAGAAGGAATTCTGTTTCGGGATATCACTCCATTGTTGGCGGACGGTGAAGCCTACCGTACGGCTATTCGCCAACTCGGGGAGCAGGCAAAGGCTTGGGGCGCAGAGGTCATTGTTGGGCCCGAAGCCCGTGGCTACGTGGTCGGGGCGCCTCTGTCCTATGCCTTAGGCGTTGGTTTTGTACCGGTCCGCAAACGCGGCAAACTACCTGCACAAACCGTGTCGGTGACGTATGATTTGGAGTATGGACGGGATATCCTGGAAATTCATACGGATGCCATTCGCCCTGGCCAAAAAGTCGTCTTGGCAGACGATTTGTTGGCGACGGGCGGCACGATGGCAGCGACCATGGAATTGGTTCGCAAGCTCGGTGGCGAGGTCGTTGGCGCGGCATTTTTCATTGAACTGTCAGCGTTAAACGGACGTTCAAAACTCGATGATATCCCAGTTTGTACACTGGTAAAATATGAAGACTAA
- a CDS encoding TSUP family transporter: protein MLYAHHATIYIILAVSGLLSGFIDSTVGGGGLISLPALLFVGFPPAAALGTNKLAGTMGSLTSSLSYLRSGKVTYRVVLVAFPLAVLGGATGAVVVHHLPSSFLRPLVLILLILVAGYTFWNKRLGLTENRTSLTRSVFLFACLAALVVGFYDGFFGPGTGSFFMMIFVLLGFNFVNASGNARTLNFGTNLGALGAFVTVHAVDYLAGIILGAGMVIGAIIGSQFAIRRGAKYVRPLFIGVTCFVILQQLYTLISP from the coding sequence TTGTTGTACGCACATCACGCCACCATCTATATCATACTTGCTGTCTCGGGCCTTCTGTCAGGATTCATCGATTCGACCGTCGGCGGAGGTGGCCTCATCTCCCTACCTGCGCTACTATTTGTCGGATTTCCACCAGCGGCGGCACTCGGCACCAACAAACTAGCAGGCACCATGGGGTCTTTGACCAGCTCCCTATCCTATCTCCGATCAGGCAAAGTCACGTACCGCGTCGTCCTCGTGGCTTTCCCACTCGCCGTGCTCGGCGGTGCCACTGGCGCCGTGGTGGTCCACCATCTGCCCTCATCCTTCTTGCGCCCGCTCGTACTGATACTTCTTATCTTGGTCGCGGGTTACACATTCTGGAACAAGCGCTTGGGTTTAACGGAAAACCGAACATCCTTGACGCGGTCTGTCTTTCTGTTCGCCTGTCTGGCTGCGCTCGTCGTCGGGTTTTACGACGGTTTCTTCGGCCCGGGCACTGGCTCCTTTTTTATGATGATTTTCGTGCTGCTCGGATTTAACTTTGTCAACGCCAGTGGCAACGCCCGAACACTGAACTTCGGGACGAATCTCGGCGCACTAGGCGCCTTTGTGACAGTCCACGCCGTCGATTACCTCGCTGGCATCATACTCGGTGCAGGTATGGTCATCGGTGCCATTATCGGTTCGCAATTCGCGATTCGGCGCGGCGCGAAGTACGTGCGTCCGCTGTTCATTGGCGTGACCTGTTTCGTCATTCTGCAGCAGTTGTATACGTTGATTTCGCCGTGA
- a CDS encoding EAL domain-containing protein → MSSEFTSVNRDPLTNLLSRSQFLRAMGTPMPHISSSSIVFINLDRFRQVNENFTYGVGDQILREIARRIVQHCPSESMIGRFGGDEFVVACFNLPGESTLALAERLLHAIAEPHRLGHHDIVVTASIGVAANASGSELEPTLVMAESAAKRAKDAGRNQVCVHSTTETDLPLTPLIVETMLRNALNNHDLEIYYQPKIQAKSMQVIGAEALCRWRHPEYGEIPPHHFIPVAEASDLILPIDAYVLRSVCEQGARWLADGYRVRMSVNVSSRQFMQPDFPDLVRRILRETKMDPNLLELEITERTAMQDVDNAVHVLTELRNLGVRIAIDDFGIGYSSLSYLMRFPVQTIKIDRSFTAGIQSAVNQNPIIGAIISLAKSLNLNVVAEGVETVQQFDFLRDNKCDEIQGYLFGKPVPPTSFRLTSFEASPQPRGAYALWRDHDALSLQLAEHEWLERVGMAVQKRPRLGELVTTLPDCIMERIPCDRFSIELMGEDGQYCAIHEASMRDDIPARVVGTLIPTTKSGLSFIQKTKSSSLCGDLLREPEFPEDYELGAQGVRSIVRVPLMRGQEVYGMFTLQSSHPNLYTDDDRRLLVRLSTRLGDTIYAAYLDELRQRHSYLDQTTKFYTRSFFSALRVAEEPVTVLEQVCQHPYANHFGDVSLVYVSIVNTEHLEIEQWEQAMAVLAEVTRCNLRENALPFRIESNAFIIIMFGEGPLQVTHFVRQLMEQLSLMQMRAKLLGDPSQAFDVRLGEAQGPWSSLSELYSSALRQAQELPPLGQRGDLVR, encoded by the coding sequence GTGAGCTCTGAATTTACGTCGGTCAACCGAGATCCGTTGACCAATCTGCTCTCCCGCAGTCAGTTCTTACGAGCTATGGGCACTCCAATGCCCCACATATCGTCGTCGTCGATTGTGTTTATTAACCTTGATCGATTCCGACAGGTGAACGAAAACTTTACATATGGTGTGGGTGATCAGATTCTTCGGGAAATCGCACGGAGAATCGTGCAACATTGCCCCAGTGAATCCATGATTGGGCGTTTCGGCGGAGACGAATTCGTCGTGGCTTGTTTCAACTTGCCGGGTGAAAGTACGCTTGCACTCGCAGAGCGATTGCTTCACGCCATTGCGGAACCACATCGCCTGGGGCATCACGACATCGTCGTTACAGCTAGCATTGGCGTTGCTGCGAACGCGTCAGGTAGTGAGCTGGAGCCCACGCTCGTGATGGCCGAATCAGCCGCGAAGCGCGCGAAAGACGCAGGGAGAAATCAGGTATGTGTTCACTCGACGACAGAGACGGACCTTCCATTGACCCCGCTCATCGTCGAGACGATGTTGCGCAATGCACTGAACAATCACGACTTGGAGATCTATTATCAACCAAAAATACAGGCAAAATCCATGCAGGTCATTGGCGCGGAAGCGCTTTGCCGCTGGCGGCACCCGGAGTACGGAGAAATTCCGCCGCATCACTTTATTCCGGTGGCCGAAGCAAGTGATTTGATATTGCCCATCGATGCGTATGTGCTGCGTTCCGTCTGTGAACAAGGTGCACGGTGGCTTGCGGATGGGTATCGCGTGCGCATGAGCGTCAATGTCTCCAGCAGGCAGTTTATGCAGCCGGATTTTCCAGATCTCGTGCGGCGTATCCTACGTGAAACCAAGATGGATCCCAACTTGCTCGAACTGGAAATCACCGAACGAACCGCGATGCAAGATGTCGACAACGCGGTGCATGTACTGACCGAACTGCGGAACCTAGGCGTTCGTATCGCCATTGATGACTTTGGCATCGGCTACTCGTCACTCAGTTACTTAATGCGTTTTCCCGTCCAAACGATTAAAATCGATAGGTCGTTCACGGCTGGCATTCAAAGTGCTGTCAACCAAAACCCAATCATCGGCGCCATTATCTCGTTGGCAAAGTCACTCAATTTAAACGTGGTCGCCGAAGGTGTCGAGACAGTCCAACAATTCGACTTCCTCCGCGACAATAAGTGCGATGAAATCCAAGGCTATCTATTCGGTAAACCTGTTCCGCCGACGTCATTCCGCCTCACATCGTTCGAAGCATCCCCGCAACCGCGCGGCGCATATGCTTTGTGGCGAGATCACGATGCGTTGTCACTGCAGTTAGCTGAACACGAGTGGCTGGAGCGTGTGGGAATGGCCGTCCAAAAACGGCCGCGCCTTGGAGAGTTGGTGACAACTCTGCCTGATTGCATCATGGAGCGCATCCCGTGCGACCGGTTTAGCATCGAGCTCATGGGTGAAGACGGCCAATACTGCGCCATCCACGAAGCTTCGATGCGCGACGACATACCTGCACGCGTCGTTGGGACACTCATCCCGACAACCAAAAGCGGCCTCTCATTTATTCAGAAGACAAAATCGTCTTCGCTTTGTGGGGATTTGCTGCGTGAACCCGAATTTCCCGAGGATTACGAACTAGGTGCACAGGGTGTGCGCAGCATCGTGCGCGTACCGCTCATGCGGGGACAAGAGGTCTACGGGATGTTTACACTGCAATCCAGCCATCCCAACTTGTACACGGATGATGACCGGAGATTGCTCGTGCGTTTGTCCACGCGTTTAGGCGACACCATTTACGCCGCTTATCTGGACGAACTTCGCCAACGACACAGCTACCTGGACCAAACGACGAAATTCTACACGCGCAGTTTCTTCAGTGCACTCAGGGTCGCTGAAGAGCCCGTTACGGTACTCGAACAAGTCTGCCAACATCCGTACGCGAACCATTTCGGCGACGTTTCGCTCGTTTATGTTTCTATCGTGAACACAGAGCACTTGGAAATCGAACAATGGGAGCAAGCGATGGCCGTGCTCGCGGAAGTCACTCGTTGCAACCTCCGTGAAAACGCGTTGCCGTTCCGCATCGAGAGCAATGCGTTTATCATCATCATGTTTGGTGAGGGACCATTACAAGTCACACATTTTGTACGGCAGCTGATGGAGCAACTGAGCCTGATGCAAATGCGGGCAAAGTTGTTGGGAGATCCGAGCCAGGCTTTTGACGTACGGCTGGGCGAGGCACAGGGGCCATGGAGTTCTTTGTCCGAACTATATTCGAGTGCCCTCAGGCAAGCCCAGGAACTTCCCCCGCTCGGCCAGCGTGGAGACCTCGTGCGCTAG
- a CDS encoding RelA/SpoT family protein: MSETTIDALCEKLKTYCSAEEVANVRRAYLFAERAHAGQQRMSGEPYITHPLAVASILADLQLDAPAVMAALLHDVVEDTDVTDANLVETFGAEVAALVDGVTKLKRIKFDSREEQQAENLRKMFMAMAKDIRVLIIKLADRLHNMRTIRYQTPDTQRRKARETLEIFAPLAHRLGINTIKWELEDISLRYLNPQQYYRIVNLMARKRKEREQFIDGVMDLLREKLTEMNLKAEVSGRAKHIYSIYRKMTTQHKEFNEIYDLFAVRVTVENIKDCYGVLGVVHTMWKPMPGRFKDYIAMPKANMYQSLHTTVIGPNGEPLEIQIRTWEMHQTAEYGIAAHWVYKESKTSQRADGDFAKKLAWFREVLEWQQDFRDAQEFMETLKIDLFSDQVFVFTPKGDVIELPAGSVPIDFAYRIHTAIGNRCIGAKVNGKMVPLDYRLRTGDIVEVVTSKHSYGPSRDWLKIVQSSQAKSKIRQWFKREKREENIARGRELIEKEIVRQRLDPKQLMNTPFLTEALHKFSFTKEEDLFAAVGYGGMSAAQVVTRLVEAHKKTLDEKPLDSLSLTSKTQQKPSDTGVRVKGVDNLLIRFARCCHPVPGDEIVGFVTRGRGVSVHRTDCPNVKSLIADGTRALDVEWATNKDWSYNAEIEVTALDRNGLVNEVMNAIAETKTDITAVSARADAKKIAHIHMSVRIRNLDHLRSVVERLKRLKDIYSVRRMVQ, from the coding sequence ATGTCAGAAACGACGATTGACGCGCTATGTGAAAAACTGAAGACCTATTGTAGCGCAGAAGAGGTGGCGAACGTCCGCAGGGCGTACTTGTTTGCAGAACGGGCGCATGCGGGACAACAGCGGATGTCGGGCGAACCTTATATCACCCACCCACTCGCCGTCGCCTCTATTTTGGCTGACTTGCAGTTGGATGCGCCGGCGGTGATGGCTGCGCTGTTGCACGATGTGGTCGAGGATACGGACGTCACCGACGCCAACCTTGTGGAGACGTTCGGGGCGGAAGTCGCTGCATTGGTCGACGGCGTGACCAAGCTCAAGCGCATTAAATTCGACTCGCGCGAAGAGCAGCAGGCGGAAAACCTGCGGAAAATGTTCATGGCGATGGCCAAGGACATCCGGGTCTTAATTATCAAGTTGGCGGACAGGCTCCACAACATGCGAACCATTCGCTATCAAACGCCGGATACACAGCGGCGGAAAGCGCGCGAGACGCTCGAAATTTTTGCGCCGCTTGCACACCGACTGGGCATCAATACGATAAAGTGGGAACTTGAGGACATTTCGCTTCGCTACCTCAATCCACAGCAGTACTATCGCATTGTCAACTTGATGGCTCGCAAGCGCAAGGAACGTGAACAGTTTATCGACGGTGTGATGGATCTCTTGCGTGAGAAACTCACGGAGATGAATTTGAAGGCGGAGGTCAGCGGGCGCGCCAAGCACATTTACAGCATTTATCGCAAGATGACCACGCAGCATAAGGAATTTAACGAAATATACGACCTCTTCGCCGTTCGGGTCACCGTCGAGAATATCAAGGACTGCTATGGTGTTCTGGGTGTGGTTCACACCATGTGGAAGCCGATGCCGGGGCGCTTTAAAGATTATATTGCGATGCCCAAGGCCAATATGTATCAGAGCCTTCATACGACTGTGATTGGTCCGAACGGCGAACCGCTGGAGATTCAGATTCGCACTTGGGAGATGCACCAGACCGCCGAATACGGGATTGCCGCGCACTGGGTCTACAAGGAGAGCAAGACGTCGCAGCGCGCCGACGGGGATTTTGCGAAGAAGCTCGCCTGGTTCCGCGAAGTGCTTGAGTGGCAGCAGGATTTCCGCGACGCGCAGGAGTTCATGGAGACGCTCAAGATAGACCTCTTTTCTGATCAGGTCTTCGTCTTCACGCCAAAAGGCGACGTGATTGAATTGCCGGCGGGGTCTGTTCCAATCGATTTCGCGTATCGCATTCACACGGCTATCGGGAATCGCTGTATTGGAGCCAAGGTCAATGGGAAGATGGTACCCCTTGATTATCGGTTGCGCACCGGCGACATCGTCGAGGTCGTCACGTCCAAGCACAGTTACGGACCGAGTCGGGACTGGCTCAAGATTGTCCAGTCATCACAGGCCAAAAGTAAAATTCGTCAGTGGTTCAAGCGTGAAAAGCGCGAGGAAAACATCGCGCGTGGGCGAGAACTCATTGAAAAGGAAATCGTTCGCCAGCGCTTAGACCCGAAACAATTGATGAATACGCCATTTTTGACCGAGGCGTTGCACAAGTTCAGCTTCACGAAGGAAGAGGACTTGTTTGCAGCTGTCGGATACGGTGGCATGAGCGCCGCACAAGTCGTCACGCGGTTAGTTGAGGCACACAAGAAGACGTTGGATGAGAAGCCGCTCGATTCTCTGTCGTTGACGTCAAAGACGCAACAAAAACCGAGTGACACGGGCGTGCGCGTAAAAGGCGTGGACAATCTGCTGATTCGTTTCGCTCGCTGCTGCCATCCCGTGCCGGGTGACGAGATTGTTGGTTTTGTCACGCGCGGGCGGGGCGTGTCGGTTCATCGGACCGATTGTCCAAACGTAAAATCGTTGATAGCGGATGGAACGCGTGCGCTGGACGTCGAGTGGGCGACGAACAAGGATTGGTCGTACAATGCTGAAATTGAGGTTACGGCGCTCGACAGAAATGGGCTTGTGAACGAAGTGATGAACGCCATCGCCGAGACCAAGACCGACATTACAGCCGTGAGTGCGCGTGCCGATGCGAAGAAAATCGCGCATATTCACATGAGTGTTCGGATTCGCAATTTAGATCACCTGCGCAGCGTCGTCGAGCGATTGAAGCGGCTTAAGGATATTTACAGCGTCCGAAGAATGGTTCAGTGA
- a CDS encoding MBL fold metallo-hydrolase, which translates to MEIRRFVMSPLRSNCYVVSESLERGSPAVIVDPGDTYLDEVFAYVEEHGLRVVANWNTHAHFDHVVGVDLVRERYQCPSFVHVDDVEIWERTPANTLRWIGKEVPPLRAPDGVLRDGDELQLGSLKFTVWHTPGHSPGCVCFVSDTLAITGDTLFKGTVGRTDLEESDPQAMEDSLRRILAWDDALQLYPGHGGDSTMLEEREKNRFLRIAARGGK; encoded by the coding sequence ATGGAAATACGCCGTTTTGTGATGAGTCCACTGAGATCGAACTGCTATGTCGTTTCCGAATCGTTGGAGCGGGGAAGCCCGGCGGTGATTGTCGACCCAGGGGATACGTACCTGGATGAAGTCTTTGCCTATGTCGAGGAACACGGCTTGCGCGTGGTGGCCAACTGGAATACACATGCACATTTCGATCACGTCGTAGGCGTCGATTTGGTGCGTGAGAGGTATCAGTGTCCTTCGTTTGTCCATGTCGACGACGTGGAGATCTGGGAGCGGACGCCGGCCAACACGTTGCGTTGGATTGGCAAGGAAGTGCCACCGCTGCGGGCACCAGATGGGGTGCTTCGCGACGGTGACGAGTTGCAGTTGGGCTCGCTGAAGTTTACGGTCTGGCATACGCCAGGACATTCACCTGGCTGTGTGTGTTTTGTTTCTGACACATTGGCGATAACCGGGGACACGCTGTTTAAAGGAACGGTGGGGCGGACGGATTTGGAGGAGTCCGACCCGCAGGCGATGGAGGACTCGCTGCGCCGGATTCTCGCCTGGGATGATGCACTGCAATTGTATCCAGGTCATGGCGGCGATTCGACCATGCTTGAAGAGCGCGAGAAGAATCGCTTTCTGCGAATTGCGGCTCGCGGCGGAAAATAA